CTCCTCCTCCGTTGGCACAGTGCCGAACAGCCGCTCCCGCAACGCCCTGAGCGTCTCGTAGGCCTTGCGGCATACCGAGCACCGCTTCAGATGCTCGCGGGCCAACCAGCCCCAGAACCCATGCAGGTTGTCGTCCGCCAATCGGGCGATGGCGATCCGCATCCAAGGGCAGGGGCGCGCGTGCGCCGAGTGGAAGTTCATGGTTCGCTCCTCGCTCGCTCGGATTCCGTGAGCGACTCGTACATCGAGTAGCGCGCGCGCGCCAACCTCGAGCGCACGGTCCCGATCGGAATCTGCAGCATCGCCGCAATCTCGGCGTACTCCAACTGCTCGAAGTAGACGAGCTCGACGCAAAGCCTCTGTTCGTCGTTCAACGCCATCAGCGCCTGCTCGAGGTCGTACTCGCGGTCCGTCGTCGCCGGGGGCTCCCTCTTGGACTCGCGCAGGGCGGCCAACGTCTCCCCGTCCGTCAACACCCAGCGGCGCCGCGTACGCTCTCCGCGCAGAAACGTGTTGCGCACGATCGTCAGCATCCACGGCCTGAAGTTCGGTAGGTCCTGGAAGCGGCCGGCCATGAACGCCTTGTACGCGGAGACGATCGCCTCCTGCACCACGTCGTCGGCATCGTCGCGCGAACGGCAGAGCCGGCGGGCCACTCGGATCAGGGTCGGCTCGTTCGTGTGGACCAGCGAGAGAAAGAGCGCCTTTCGCCGGCCCGGCTCGGAAGGCAGCATCGAGGCCTGCGTCGCGCGCAG
This sequence is a window from Fimbriimonadaceae bacterium. Protein-coding genes within it:
- a CDS encoding RNA polymerase sigma factor — encoded protein: MEKALERGKEGRLRATQASMLPSEPGRRKALFLSLVHTNEPTLIRVARRLCRSRDDADDVVQEAIVSAYKAFMAGRFQDLPNFRPWMLTIVRNTFLRGERTRRRWVLTDGETLAALRESKREPPATTDREYDLEQALMALNDEQRLCVELVYFEQLEYAEIAAMLQIPIGTVRSRLARARYSMYESLTESERARSEP